In Theileria parva strain Muguga chromosome 4 map unlocalized ctg_529, whole genome shotgun sequence, one DNA window encodes the following:
- the ap1g1 gene encoding adaptin subunit gamma — protein MTGSLKELIRSIRGSKTASEERAVLARECAKIRSSLNTDNINYRRKNISKLLFINLLGHPTNFGQIECIKLIASSKFSDKRIGYLALNLLLTEDSEVLMLATNSIKIDLNNPNPYICEMALRSLANIGTHEMLRELQYEIDTLINSNVPNIKKKATICTVRMLRKAAQRNLTPDSISIDLAYSFMKYLEPLISDFDNGVKTAALSLMSVLLEHYTKICDLDRFFTLLLDTMNEVLNPTSTNFSATIPANTETFTSQQLITDQYSTDPFLKVKILSLIKQVYLKLLYNTNHPSGDDYDVKLMDYKERLYEIISKIIKSIELRSNMNDVILYECVTTIECEFADDRFNELGKQVVEKFMVGFNNNVKYISLGIIKKLHNVHMKYGDSNWTIIVQSFKQRDISIRKKALDVSLKVVNRETLAPIVQYLYEFLLSADDDLKRESMHRIFNCVNLHSDDLAYKLQVFVKIFSIAGNCVQDAILFDFIDLLSSSTEETKAKTTLELVKTLRYNMGQSALVKAALYSIGEYYQLISGELSNLVTINPQLSENSFQLNGKLSNSVGSELAKKDEGNLLDLSTPKNVNGFHSFDKSSEDDFLLDLSSPPNEPNDTNTNEDELFSLYNNNNVANTLETDSLAGNNNLGETNDVEKEEDVDGTEIIVEMLENISIGLIAKNLLSECEYLVTCIGKLVSKMPNRVDQLRKILRRFKRHSSPELQQRSCELEIIIQENIMSLVTPVSNTLPSLYTESVDEFLSLGPEKLPEKTQKEEPKHEKTDIFNELFDTSITVESATFKTTTVSEKEENREDKLVNSIVENVSVVSSRDKREDDFQQFDPF, from the exons ATGACGGGATCATTAAAGGAATTGATCCGCAGTATACGCGGATCTAAAACAGCCTCTGAAGAACGAGCAGTTTTGGCTCGAGAGTGCGCTAAGATCCGCAGTAGTCTGAACACTGATAACATAAATTACAGGAGAAAGAACATTTCAAAGCTTCtgtttattaatttactagGACATCCGACAAATTTTGGTCAAATTGAGTGTATAAAACTGATAGCAAGCTCTAAATTTTCAGATAAAAGAATTGGATATTTGGCCCTGAACTTGCTTTTGACTGAAGACTCCGAAGTGCTAATGCTGGCGACCAACTCGATTAAGATAGACTTGAATAACCCAAACCCTTACATATGTGAAATGGCTCTACGGTCACTGGCTAACATAGGCACTCACGAGATGCTCAGAGAACTACAGTATGAAATTGATACACTGATCAATTCTAATGTGCCTAATATTAAGAAGAAGGCCACAATCTGTACGGTAAGAATGCTGAGAAAAGCTGCACAGCGTAATTTAACCCCGGACAGCATAAGCATAGACCTGGCATACTCGTTCATGAAGTATCTCGAGCCCTTAATTTCAGACTTTGATAACGGAGTTAAAACGGCGGCACTGTCACTCATGTCTGTACTTCTGGAACATTACACAAAAATCTGTGATTTGGACAGATTCTTCACACTGCTATTGGATACCATGAATGAAGTTCTGAACCCTACTAGTACTAATTTCTCAGCAACTATTCCTGCTAATACAGAAACCTTCACAAGCCAACAACTGATTACAGATCAGTACTCAACGGATCCATTTCTCAAGGTCAAGATACTCTCACTGATCAAACAAGTGTATTTAAAACTACTATACAATACAAATCATCCCAGTG GTGATGACTATGACGTTAAACTAATGGATTATAAGGAGAGACTGTATGAGATAATCTCGAAGATCATAAAGTCGATAGAGCTCAGGTCTAACATGAACGATGTGATTTTGTACGAGTGTGTGACGACAATAGAGTGTGAGTTCGCAGATGATAGATTCAATGAACTGGGGAAGCAAGTGGTGGAAAAGTTTATGGTGGGATTCAATAACAATGTCAAGTACATATCACTCGGAATAATAAAGAAGTTACATAACGTTCACATGAAGTACGGAGATAGTAACTGGACAATAATAGTCCAGTCATTTAAACAAAGAGATATATCGATAAGAAAGAAAGCATTGGACGTGTCATTGAAGGTGGTGAATAGAGAAACCTTGGCACCAATTGTACAATATTTGTATGAATTTCTATTATCAGCAGATGACGATTTAAAGAGAGAGAGTATGCACAGGATATTCAACTGTGTAAATCTACATTCAGATGACCTGGCGTATAAACTACAAGtgtttgtaaaaatattctCCATCGCAGGAAATTGTGTGCAGGACGCAATACTGTTTGACTTTATAGACCTGTTGTCGAGTAGCACGGAGGAAACAAAGGCAAAAACGACCCTAGAACTGGTTAAAACGCTGAGATATAATATGGGACAATCAGCGCTAGTGAAAGCCGCCCTGTACTCAATTGGTGAATACTATCAACTAATCAGTGGTGAACTGAGTAATTTAGTTACAATTAACCCACAACTAAGTGAAAACAGTTTCCAACTTAATGGAAAACTGTCTAATTCAGTTGGTAGTGAACTGGCCAAAAAGGATGAAGGTAATTTGTTGGACCTTTCAACACCTAAAAACGTTAATGGATTTCATTCGTTTGATAAGTCAAGTGAGGATGATTTTCTCTTGGACCTTTCTTCACCACCGAATGAACCAAATGATACAAACACTAATGAAGACGAATTGTTCTCACtatataacaataataatgtggCAAATACTCTTGAAACTGATAGTTTGGCTGGCAATAATAACTTGGGCGAAACAAATGATGTAGAGAAGGAGGAAGATGTGGATGGGACTGAAATCATAGTCGAAATGTTAGAAAACATAAGTATAGGATTAATAGCCAAGAATTTGTTGAGTGAATGTGAGTATTTAGTGACATGTATAGGGAAGTTAGTGTCTAAGATGCCAAACAGGGTAGATCAGTTGAGGAAGATTTTGAGACGTTTCAAGAGACATAGTAGCCCAGAATTGCAGCAAAGATCATGTGAGCTGGAGATAATAATTCAGGAAAATATCATGTCGTTGGTAACCCCAGTTTCAAATACATTGCCATCGTTGTATACAGAGTCAGTTGACGAGTTTTTGAGTTTAGGACCAGAAAAATTGCCTGA